The genomic segment TCATCAAATATCAACCCTGAGAAATGCACGAACATGACAACAAGCATGATTAAACGCTCAATTTACGTCGCTTATACTGGCGGTACTATTGGTATGCGAAAAACCGACAATGGATTCGCCCCTGTTGCTGGATTTCTAACAGATTGCGTTAAATCTATGCCTGAGTTTTATCATGAAGAAATGCCCGACTTTGTCATAAACGAATATTCGCCATTAATAGACTCTTCAAATATGGCACCGACTGATTGGCAGTTGATCGCAAATGACATTAAAGCTAATTATGATAAATATGATGGCTTTGTCATTCTACATGGCACAGATACCATGGCATACACGGCATCTGCTCTCTCTTTTATGCTACAAGGGCTATCTAAACCAGTTATTGTAACAGGCTCTCAAATTCCTTTAGCTCAGCTACGTTCAGATGGCCAAACAAACTTATTAAACTCGCTCTATATTGCAGCCAACTACCCTGTCGCTGAAGTATGTTTATTCTTTAATAACAAACTGTTTAGAGGTAATCGTTCTACAAAAGCCCATGCTGATGGCTTTGACGCTTTTGCTTCACCGAATTTTCCAATACTGCTAGAAGCTGGGATTAAAATTAACTTACGTGCAGGCAAAATATCTGAACCTACAACGCAAGCCTTAGATGTTATTGAAATCAGTCCCCAACCTGTTGGCGTCATAACCCTTTATCCTGGTATTTCGACTGAGATATTCAACAACATATTAATGCAACCTGTTAAAGCGCTTATTTTGCTGACATTTGGTGTAGGAAATGCACCACAAGATAACGCTTTATTAGATACGTTAAAACAAGCCGACGAACGTGGCATTGTCA from the Shewanella japonica genome contains:
- the ansA gene encoding asparaginase; amino-acid sequence: MIKRSIYVAYTGGTIGMRKTDNGFAPVAGFLTDCVKSMPEFYHEEMPDFVINEYSPLIDSSNMAPTDWQLIANDIKANYDKYDGFVILHGTDTMAYTASALSFMLQGLSKPVIVTGSQIPLAQLRSDGQTNLLNSLYIAANYPVAEVCLFFNNKLFRGNRSTKAHADGFDAFASPNFPILLEAGIKINLRAGKISEPTTQALDVIEISPQPVGVITLYPGISTEIFNNILMQPVKALILLTFGVGNAPQDNALLDTLKQADERGIVIVNLTQCFQGKVNMGGYATGNALAQAGVISGADMTIEAALAKLHYLLSKDLTSAEVKFAMKQNLLGELTE